In the Hordeum vulgare subsp. vulgare chromosome 7H, MorexV3_pseudomolecules_assembly, whole genome shotgun sequence genome, one interval contains:
- the LOC123413031 gene encoding zinc finger protein CONSTANS-LIKE 9-like isoform X2 has translation MGALCDYCGEHRSMVYCRSDAASLCLSCDRNVHSANALSRRHTRTLLCDRCASQPAMVRCLEENTSLCQNCDWNGHSAGSSAAGHKRQNINCYSGCPSSAELSRMWSFILDIPNVAPELNCEQVISMMSISDSAVSNGDNAQGDNSLVDMACATLDEEDKQKSVIGSSSEAGLNLLPPTNDQTAVSVDSTTPKYTPDKHMFSKDSIYEDFSMDDIDLSYENYEELFGNSHIQTEELFDDAGIDSYFEIKEVTAVNSDEPKPKQPAASNALSADSGMSNPAVKEDDSSLCIPARQAISYSGFTGESIPEEYQDCGVSPMLLMGEPPWLPPGPDGSFAGIRDNAITRYKEKKKRRKFDHKIRYESRKARADVRKRVKGRFVKAGEAYDYDPLDTRSY, from the exons ATGGGTGCTCTCTGCGATTACTGTGGGGAGCATAGGTCCATGGTTTACTGCCGATCCGATGCAGCCTCTTTGTGCTTGTCATGCGACCGCAATGTGCATTCAGCTAATGCTCTTTCTCGGCGCCATACAAGAACCCTTCTATGTGACCGGTGTGCTTCACAGCCTGCCATGGTCCGCTGCCTAGAAGAGAACACCTCACTTTGCCAAAATTGTGACTGGAATGGGCATAGTGCTGGATCCTCCGCTGCTGGACACAAAAGACAGAATATAAACTGCTATTCGGGGTGCCCATCATCTGCAGAGCTTTCAAGAATGTGGTCATTCATTTTGGATATTCCTAATGTAGCTCCTGAGCTGAATTGTGAGCAAGTAATAAGCATGATGAGCATCAGTGACAGTGCTGTCAGTAATGGAGACAATGCTCAAGGGGACAACAGTTTGGTAGATATGGCTTGTGCAACACTTGATGAAGAAGACAAGCAAAAGTCTGTGATCGGCTCATCTTCCGAAGCTGGTCTGAACCTTCTTCCACCTACTAATGATCAGACAGCTGTATCTGTGGATTCGACGACACCTAAG TATACGCCAGACAAGCATATGTTCAGCAAGGATAGCATATATGAAGATTTCTCTATGGATGATATTGATCTGAGTTACGAAAACTATGAAGAACTATTTGGTAACTCTCATATTCAGACTGAGGAACTCTTTGATGATGCTGGCATTGACAGTTACTTTGAAATTAAGGAAGTGACTGCTGTGAATTCTGATGAG CCCAAGCCAAAGCAGCCGGCTGCTAGCAATGCATTATCTGCTGACTCAGGGATGTCAAATCCAGCAGTAAAAGAAGATGATTCCAGTCTTTGTATCCCTGCGAGGCAAGCTATTTCCTATTCTGGCTTCACTGGTGAGAGCATTCCTGAAGAATACCAGGATTGTGGTGTATCACCAATGCTCCTTATGGGCGAGCCTCCTTGGCTTCCTCCTGGCCCTGATGGGTCATTTGCCGGAATTAGAGACAATGCTATCACACggtacaaggagaagaagaaaagaagaaa GTTTGACCACAAGATCAGATATGAATCTCGCAAGGCTAGGGCGGATGTGAGGAAGAGAGTTAAGGGCCGGTTTGTTAAGGCCGGCGAAGCGTATGACTATGATCCGCTCGACACAAGGAGCTACTGA
- the LOC123413031 gene encoding zinc finger protein CONSTANS-LIKE 9-like isoform X1: MGALCDYCGEHRSMVYCRSDAASLCLSCDRNVHSANALSRRHTRTLLCDRCASQPAMVRCLEENTSLCQNCDWNGHSAGSSAAGHKRQNINCYSGCPSSAELSRMWSFILDIPNVAPELNCEQVISMMSISDSAVSNGDNAQGDNSLVDMACATLDEEDKQKSVIGSSSEAGLNLLPPTNDQTAVSVDSTTPKYTPDKHMFSKDSIYEDFSMDDIDLSYENYEELFGNSHIQTEELFDDAGIDSYFEIKEVTAVNSDEQPKPKQPAASNALSADSGMSNPAVKEDDSSLCIPARQAISYSGFTGESIPEEYQDCGVSPMLLMGEPPWLPPGPDGSFAGIRDNAITRYKEKKKRRKFDHKIRYESRKARADVRKRVKGRFVKAGEAYDYDPLDTRSY, from the exons ATGGGTGCTCTCTGCGATTACTGTGGGGAGCATAGGTCCATGGTTTACTGCCGATCCGATGCAGCCTCTTTGTGCTTGTCATGCGACCGCAATGTGCATTCAGCTAATGCTCTTTCTCGGCGCCATACAAGAACCCTTCTATGTGACCGGTGTGCTTCACAGCCTGCCATGGTCCGCTGCCTAGAAGAGAACACCTCACTTTGCCAAAATTGTGACTGGAATGGGCATAGTGCTGGATCCTCCGCTGCTGGACACAAAAGACAGAATATAAACTGCTATTCGGGGTGCCCATCATCTGCAGAGCTTTCAAGAATGTGGTCATTCATTTTGGATATTCCTAATGTAGCTCCTGAGCTGAATTGTGAGCAAGTAATAAGCATGATGAGCATCAGTGACAGTGCTGTCAGTAATGGAGACAATGCTCAAGGGGACAACAGTTTGGTAGATATGGCTTGTGCAACACTTGATGAAGAAGACAAGCAAAAGTCTGTGATCGGCTCATCTTCCGAAGCTGGTCTGAACCTTCTTCCACCTACTAATGATCAGACAGCTGTATCTGTGGATTCGACGACACCTAAG TATACGCCAGACAAGCATATGTTCAGCAAGGATAGCATATATGAAGATTTCTCTATGGATGATATTGATCTGAGTTACGAAAACTATGAAGAACTATTTGGTAACTCTCATATTCAGACTGAGGAACTCTTTGATGATGCTGGCATTGACAGTTACTTTGAAATTAAGGAAGTGACTGCTGTGAATTCTGATGAG CAGCCCAAGCCAAAGCAGCCGGCTGCTAGCAATGCATTATCTGCTGACTCAGGGATGTCAAATCCAGCAGTAAAAGAAGATGATTCCAGTCTTTGTATCCCTGCGAGGCAAGCTATTTCCTATTCTGGCTTCACTGGTGAGAGCATTCCTGAAGAATACCAGGATTGTGGTGTATCACCAATGCTCCTTATGGGCGAGCCTCCTTGGCTTCCTCCTGGCCCTGATGGGTCATTTGCCGGAATTAGAGACAATGCTATCACACggtacaaggagaagaagaaaagaagaaa GTTTGACCACAAGATCAGATATGAATCTCGCAAGGCTAGGGCGGATGTGAGGAAGAGAGTTAAGGGCCGGTTTGTTAAGGCCGGCGAAGCGTATGACTATGATCCGCTCGACACAAGGAGCTACTGA
- the LOC123413031 gene encoding zinc finger protein CONSTANS-LIKE 9-like isoform X3 encodes MASHQWSDKYTPDKHMFSKDSIYEDFSMDDIDLSYENYEELFGNSHIQTEELFDDAGIDSYFEIKEVTAVNSDEQPKPKQPAASNALSADSGMSNPAVKEDDSSLCIPARQAISYSGFTGESIPEEYQDCGVSPMLLMGEPPWLPPGPDGSFAGIRDNAITRYKEKKKRRKFDHKIRYESRKARADVRKRVKGRFVKAGEAYDYDPLDTRSY; translated from the exons ATGGCATCCCACCAGTGGAGTGATAAG TATACGCCAGACAAGCATATGTTCAGCAAGGATAGCATATATGAAGATTTCTCTATGGATGATATTGATCTGAGTTACGAAAACTATGAAGAACTATTTGGTAACTCTCATATTCAGACTGAGGAACTCTTTGATGATGCTGGCATTGACAGTTACTTTGAAATTAAGGAAGTGACTGCTGTGAATTCTGATGAG CAGCCCAAGCCAAAGCAGCCGGCTGCTAGCAATGCATTATCTGCTGACTCAGGGATGTCAAATCCAGCAGTAAAAGAAGATGATTCCAGTCTTTGTATCCCTGCGAGGCAAGCTATTTCCTATTCTGGCTTCACTGGTGAGAGCATTCCTGAAGAATACCAGGATTGTGGTGTATCACCAATGCTCCTTATGGGCGAGCCTCCTTGGCTTCCTCCTGGCCCTGATGGGTCATTTGCCGGAATTAGAGACAATGCTATCACACggtacaaggagaagaagaaaagaagaaa GTTTGACCACAAGATCAGATATGAATCTCGCAAGGCTAGGGCGGATGTGAGGAAGAGAGTTAAGGGCCGGTTTGTTAAGGCCGGCGAAGCGTATGACTATGATCCGCTCGACACAAGGAGCTACTGA